A DNA window from Acinonyx jubatus isolate Ajub_Pintada_27869175 unplaced genomic scaffold, VMU_Ajub_asm_v1.0 scaffold_93, whole genome shotgun sequence contains the following coding sequences:
- the LOC106966049 gene encoding olfactory receptor 52B2-like, with protein sequence MYLLAVIGNGLVMAVVVGDRNLHEPMYLFLAMLALNDVLLCTVTVPQMLLIFWKGPSPLTFPACLTQMFFVHALFLSESAVLLAMAFDRYVAICTPLHYATFLTGSLISKVGLALVTRSVAVVTPGVLLILRLRFCRENIIHHTYCENMGIAKLACNSIALNSIYGLTAALLTTGLDFFLISLSYWLILRTVFQLTSREARTKAFATCGAHICVILIFYTLAFFSFFTHRFGDHVPKHVLILLANLYLLVPPTMNPIVYGVKTKEIRMHVLGLCNKPK encoded by the coding sequence ATGTACCTTTTGGCTGTGATAGGCAATGGCTTGGTTATGGCAGTGGTGGTTGGGGACAGGAACCTCCATGAACCCATGTATCTCTTCCTGGCCATGCTGGCACTCAATGATGTTCTCCTTTGTACTGTGACAGTGCCCCAAATGCTGCTTATCTTCTGGAAGGGTCCTTCCCCATTAACATTCCCTGCATGTCTCACACAGATGTTTTTTGTTCATGCTCTGTTCCTATCTGAATCTGCTGTTCTCTTGGCCATGGCTTTTGATCGCTACGTGGCTATCTGTACACCACTCCATTATGCAACCTTTCTTACAGGTTCTCTCATTAGCAAGGTGGGTCTGGCTCTGGTGACTCGGAGTGTGGCTGTGGTCACTCCTGGTGTCCTCCTCATTCTCCGGCTACGCTTTTGCCGGGAAAACATCATCCACCATACCTACTGTGAGAACATGGGCATTGCCAAGTTGGCCTGCAATAGCATTGCCCTCAATAGCATTTATGGGCTCACTGCTGCTCTCCTCACCACAGGGCTAGACTTTTTCCTCATCTCCCTGTCCTACTGGCTAATCCTGAGAACAGTCTTCCAACTAACTTCTAGGGAAGCCCGGACAAAAGCCTTTGCAACATGTGGAGCTCATATATGTGTCATCTTGATATTTTATACTCtggccttcttttccttctttacccATCGCTTTGGAGATCATGTACCCAAGCATGTCCTTATCCTCCTGGCAAACCTCTACTTACTGGTGCCACCCACTATGAACCCCATTGTTTATGGAGTAAAGACAAAGGAGATAAGGATGCATGTACTAGGGCTCTGTAACAAACCAAAATGA